From Haloglomus litoreum, the proteins below share one genomic window:
- a CDS encoding glutamate--tRNA ligase: MDEDLRERVEREAETAALFNALKHGSDAQVGAIMGPMMGENPSFREHGDEIPGIVAPVCERVNGLSEAEKRERLAELDPDAVAELEAEDEADDQVLPDLPNVEAYDEVRMRLAPNPNGPWHLGNARMPAVIGTYKQMYDGWMLCRFDDTDPETKRPDLDAYDGILDAIDYLGFEPDEVVRASDRVETYYEHARDLIDEGGAYACSCPQGEFSDLKNSGEACPHRDQDPETTHEEFDAMVAGEYDSGEKVLRVRTDIEHKNPALRDWVAFRMVDTPHPREAAADYRCWPMLDFQSAIDDHLFGVTHIIRGIDLQDSAKRQGFLYDYFGWEYPEVTHWGRIEVDEYDVPLSTSSIKQLIADGELDGWDDPRAPTLASLQRRGIRGDAVVEAMTELGVSTSSADLAMSSVYSANRGRVDDETDRAFLVRDGERLPVEGGPDAGHPPIHPEHEDRGDRDVPLGDAVLLEPDDVPADGERVWLKGWGPVRNEGGTLAFTDESIDIVRDEGVDVVHWVDADENLPVTMRTMEGDIEGHAEPGVRDYEVDDLLQFERVGFCRLDALEDGETSVVYFTHR; the protein is encoded by the coding sequence ATGGACGAGGACCTTCGCGAGCGGGTCGAGCGCGAGGCCGAGACGGCCGCGCTGTTCAACGCGCTCAAGCACGGCAGCGACGCGCAGGTGGGCGCCATCATGGGCCCGATGATGGGCGAGAACCCGTCTTTCCGCGAGCACGGCGACGAGATTCCCGGCATCGTCGCGCCCGTCTGCGAGCGCGTCAACGGGCTCTCCGAGGCCGAGAAACGCGAGCGCCTCGCGGAACTCGACCCCGACGCCGTGGCGGAACTCGAAGCGGAGGACGAGGCGGACGACCAGGTGCTCCCGGACCTCCCCAACGTCGAGGCGTACGACGAGGTCCGGATGCGCCTCGCCCCGAACCCGAACGGGCCCTGGCACCTCGGCAACGCCCGGATGCCCGCCGTCATCGGGACGTACAAGCAGATGTACGACGGCTGGATGCTCTGCCGGTTCGACGACACGGACCCGGAGACGAAGCGGCCCGACCTGGACGCGTACGACGGCATCCTCGACGCCATCGACTACCTCGGCTTCGAACCCGACGAGGTGGTCCGCGCGAGCGACCGGGTGGAGACCTACTACGAGCACGCCCGCGACCTCATCGACGAGGGCGGCGCCTACGCCTGCTCGTGCCCGCAGGGGGAGTTCTCGGACCTGAAGAACAGCGGCGAGGCCTGCCCGCACCGCGACCAGGACCCCGAGACCACCCACGAGGAGTTCGACGCGATGGTCGCCGGCGAGTACGACTCCGGCGAGAAGGTGCTGCGCGTGCGGACCGACATCGAGCACAAGAACCCCGCGCTGCGGGACTGGGTCGCCTTCCGGATGGTCGACACCCCACACCCCCGCGAGGCGGCCGCCGACTACCGCTGCTGGCCGATGCTGGACTTCCAGTCGGCCATCGACGACCACCTGTTCGGCGTCACCCACATCATCCGCGGCATCGACCTGCAGGACTCCGCAAAGCGGCAGGGCTTCCTCTACGACTACTTCGGCTGGGAGTACCCCGAGGTCACCCACTGGGGCCGCATCGAGGTCGACGAGTACGACGTGCCCCTCTCGACCTCGAGCATCAAGCAGCTCATCGCCGACGGCGAGCTCGACGGCTGGGACGACCCGCGCGCGCCGACGCTGGCGTCGCTCCAGCGCCGGGGGATCCGCGGCGACGCCGTCGTCGAGGCGATGACGGAACTCGGCGTGTCGACCTCCAGCGCGGACCTGGCGATGTCCTCGGTGTACTCGGCCAACCGTGGCCGCGTCGACGACGAGACCGACCGCGCGTTCCTGGTGCGGGACGGCGAGCGCCTGCCGGTCGAGGGCGGCCCCGACGCGGGACATCCACCCATCCACCCCGAGCACGAGGACCGTGGTGACCGTGACGTGCCGCTCGGCGACGCGGTCCTGCTGGAACCGGACGACGTGCCCGCCGACGGCGAGCGCGTCTGGCTGAAGGGCTGGGGCCCGGTCCGCAACGAGGGCGGCACGCTCGCGTTCACCGACGAGAGCATCGACATCGTCCGGGACGAGGGTGTGGACGTGGTCCACTGGGTCGACGCCGACGAGAACCTGCCCGTCACGATGCGGACGATGGAGGGTGACATCGAGGGGCACGCCGAACCCGGCGTTCGTGACTACGAGGTGGACGACCTGCTCCAGTTCGAGCGCGTCGGCTTCTGCCGACTGGATGCGCTCGAGGACGGCGAGACGTCGGTCGTGTACTTCACGCACAGATGA